From Elephas maximus indicus isolate mEleMax1 chromosome 25, mEleMax1 primary haplotype, whole genome shotgun sequence, the proteins below share one genomic window:
- the ZNF334 gene encoding zinc finger protein 334 isoform X2, which produces MLENYSNLVSVGYHVSKPDVIFKLEQGEEPWIEEEFSSQNYPEVDGALKKNEDIQNKHLMQIVFFSNNTLITEKANVFGKTFNLDMNIVPSRKIPYKYDSCENSLKTNSEVIIVKKSYFKRIPDEYSGCGKPLFHTKHEKTHPGMKKYTYNQIRKARTQSEERILHQNIQALKQPYDYNECGKSFLRRTVLLTQKRVCSERKPNECNECKKTFSKKSNLIVHQRIHTGEKPYVCNDCRKTFRVKTHLTRHQRVHTGERPYECNECRKTFTDKSALIVHQKIHRGEKSHECNECGKTFFRKSSLTEHFRSHTGEKPYECKECGNAFSKKSYLVVHERTHRGEKPNECNECGKTFFCQSALTAHQRIHTGERPYECNECGKTFFCQSALNVHRRTHTGEKPYECSQCGKFLCTKSALIVHQITHRREKSYECNECGKCFCRKSTLTIHQRTHTGEKHSMFNKCGRTFGVKANHKEHKRMYTKENLYECNERRHAISKSSHLIVHQRTIWEKPYECNECGRTYCRKSALTHHQRTHTGERPYECNECGKTFCQKFSFIEHQRTHTGEKPYECYECGKAFCHKSTLRVHQRIHTGEKPYECNECGKTYRQLWTFTEHQKIHTGEKPYECNKCEKTFRHKSNFLLHQKTHKE; this is translated from the exons ATGCTGGAGAACTATAGCAACCTAGTCTCAGTGG GATATCATGTTAGCAAACCAGATGTGATCTTCAAACTGGAGCAAGGAGAAGAACCATGGATAGAGGAGGAATTCTCAAGTCAGAACTACCCCG AAGTTGATGGTGCCTTAAAGAAGAATGAGGACATTCAAAACAAACATCTGATGCAAATCGTATTCTTCAGCAACAATACACTGATTACAGAGAAAGCTAATGTATTTGGGAAAACATTTAATCTGGACATGAATATTGTTCCTTCAAGAAAAATACCCTATAAATATGATTCATGTGAAAACAGTTTAAAAACTAATTCAGAAGTAATTATTGTAAAGAAAAGCTATTTTAAAAGGATTCCTGATGAATATAGTGGATGTGGGAAACCACTATTCCATACTAAGCATGAGAAAACTCATCCCGGAATGAAAAAGTACACATATAATCAAATTAGGAAAGCCAGAACTCAAAGTGAAGAGCGTATTCTGCACCAGAACATTCAGGCTCTGAAGCAACCTTATGACTATAATGAATGTGGGAAAAGCTTCCTCAGGAGGACAGTCCTCCTTACACAAAAGAGAGTATGTAGTGAAAGGAAGCCAAATGAATGCAATGAATGTAAGAAAACTTTTTCGAAGAAGTCTAACCTCATTgtacatcagagaattcatacgGGGGAGAAACCCTATGTTTGTAATGATTGTAGGAAAACATTTCGTGTGAAGACACACCTCACTCGACACCAAAGAGTTCATACTGGAGAGAGACCTTATGAATGCAATGAATGCAGGAAGACTTTCACTGACAAGTCAGCCCTCATTGTACATCAGAAAATTCATAGGGGGGAGAAATCTCATGAGTGTAATGAATGTGGAAAGACCTTCTTTCGGAAGTCATCCCTCACTGAACATTTCAGGTCCCACACGggggagaaaccttatgaatgtaaggaatgtgggaatgcCTTCAGCAAGAAATCTTACCTTGTTGTACATGAAAGAACTCACAGAGGAGAGAAACCaaatgaatgtaatgaatgtgggaaaaccttctTTTGCCAGTCAGCCCTTACTGcacatcagagaattcacacaGGGGAGAGaccctatgaatgtaatgaatgtgggaaaaccttctTTTGTCAGTCAGCCCTCAACGTGCATCGGAGAActcatacaggagagaaaccctatgaatgcagTCAGTGTGGAAAATTTTTATGTACCAAATCAGCCCTCATTGTACATCAGATAACTCATAGAAGAGAGAAATcttatgaatgtaatgaatgtgggaaatGTTTCTGCCGTAAGTCCACACTCACTATACATCAGAGAactcacacaggagagaaacaCAGTATGTTTAATAAATGTGGTAGAACATTTGGCGTGAAGGCAAACCACAAGGAACATAAGAGAATGTACACAAAGGAGAATCTTTATGAGTGTAATGAACGTAGGCATGCCATCAGCAAAAGCTCACACTTAATTGTACATCAGAGAACTATATGGGAGAAACCatatgaatgtaatgaatgtgggagaACTTACTGCCGGAAGTCAGCCCTCACTCACCATCAGAGAACCCACACAGGAGAGAGACCCTATGAATGTAAcgaatgtgggaaaaccttctGTCAGAAGTTCTCCTTCATTGAACATCAGCGAACTCACACTGGGGAGAAACCGTATGAATGttatgaatgtgggaaagccttctgcCATAAATCAACCCTCAGGGtacatcagagaattcacacaggagagaaaccatatgaatgtaatgaatgtgggaaaacATACCGTCAGCTGTGGACTTTCACTGAACATCAGAAAATACACACAggggagaaaccctatgaatgtaataAATGTGAGAAAACATTTCGCCACAAATCAAATTTCCTTTTACATCAGAAAACTCATAAGGAATAG
- the ZNF334 gene encoding zinc finger protein 334 isoform X1, with translation MNKSHGSVSFKDLTVDFTQEEWQQLDPAQKLLYRDVMLENYSNLVSVGYHVSKPDVIFKLEQGEEPWIEEEFSSQNYPEVDGALKKNEDIQNKHLMQIVFFSNNTLITEKANVFGKTFNLDMNIVPSRKIPYKYDSCENSLKTNSEVIIVKKSYFKRIPDEYSGCGKPLFHTKHEKTHPGMKKYTYNQIRKARTQSEERILHQNIQALKQPYDYNECGKSFLRRTVLLTQKRVCSERKPNECNECKKTFSKKSNLIVHQRIHTGEKPYVCNDCRKTFRVKTHLTRHQRVHTGERPYECNECRKTFTDKSALIVHQKIHRGEKSHECNECGKTFFRKSSLTEHFRSHTGEKPYECKECGNAFSKKSYLVVHERTHRGEKPNECNECGKTFFCQSALTAHQRIHTGERPYECNECGKTFFCQSALNVHRRTHTGEKPYECSQCGKFLCTKSALIVHQITHRREKSYECNECGKCFCRKSTLTIHQRTHTGEKHSMFNKCGRTFGVKANHKEHKRMYTKENLYECNERRHAISKSSHLIVHQRTIWEKPYECNECGRTYCRKSALTHHQRTHTGERPYECNECGKTFCQKFSFIEHQRTHTGEKPYECYECGKAFCHKSTLRVHQRIHTGEKPYECNECGKTYRQLWTFTEHQKIHTGEKPYECNKCEKTFRHKSNFLLHQKTHKE, from the exons GGATCAGTTTCATTTAAGGACCTCACTGTGGACTTCACCCAGGAGGAGTGGCAGCAGCTGGACCCTGCTCAGAAGCTCCTGTACAGGGATGTGATGCTGGAGAACTATAGCAACCTAGTCTCAGTGG GATATCATGTTAGCAAACCAGATGTGATCTTCAAACTGGAGCAAGGAGAAGAACCATGGATAGAGGAGGAATTCTCAAGTCAGAACTACCCCG AAGTTGATGGTGCCTTAAAGAAGAATGAGGACATTCAAAACAAACATCTGATGCAAATCGTATTCTTCAGCAACAATACACTGATTACAGAGAAAGCTAATGTATTTGGGAAAACATTTAATCTGGACATGAATATTGTTCCTTCAAGAAAAATACCCTATAAATATGATTCATGTGAAAACAGTTTAAAAACTAATTCAGAAGTAATTATTGTAAAGAAAAGCTATTTTAAAAGGATTCCTGATGAATATAGTGGATGTGGGAAACCACTATTCCATACTAAGCATGAGAAAACTCATCCCGGAATGAAAAAGTACACATATAATCAAATTAGGAAAGCCAGAACTCAAAGTGAAGAGCGTATTCTGCACCAGAACATTCAGGCTCTGAAGCAACCTTATGACTATAATGAATGTGGGAAAAGCTTCCTCAGGAGGACAGTCCTCCTTACACAAAAGAGAGTATGTAGTGAAAGGAAGCCAAATGAATGCAATGAATGTAAGAAAACTTTTTCGAAGAAGTCTAACCTCATTgtacatcagagaattcatacgGGGGAGAAACCCTATGTTTGTAATGATTGTAGGAAAACATTTCGTGTGAAGACACACCTCACTCGACACCAAAGAGTTCATACTGGAGAGAGACCTTATGAATGCAATGAATGCAGGAAGACTTTCACTGACAAGTCAGCCCTCATTGTACATCAGAAAATTCATAGGGGGGAGAAATCTCATGAGTGTAATGAATGTGGAAAGACCTTCTTTCGGAAGTCATCCCTCACTGAACATTTCAGGTCCCACACGggggagaaaccttatgaatgtaaggaatgtgggaatgcCTTCAGCAAGAAATCTTACCTTGTTGTACATGAAAGAACTCACAGAGGAGAGAAACCaaatgaatgtaatgaatgtgggaaaaccttctTTTGCCAGTCAGCCCTTACTGcacatcagagaattcacacaGGGGAGAGaccctatgaatgtaatgaatgtgggaaaaccttctTTTGTCAGTCAGCCCTCAACGTGCATCGGAGAActcatacaggagagaaaccctatgaatgcagTCAGTGTGGAAAATTTTTATGTACCAAATCAGCCCTCATTGTACATCAGATAACTCATAGAAGAGAGAAATcttatgaatgtaatgaatgtgggaaatGTTTCTGCCGTAAGTCCACACTCACTATACATCAGAGAactcacacaggagagaaacaCAGTATGTTTAATAAATGTGGTAGAACATTTGGCGTGAAGGCAAACCACAAGGAACATAAGAGAATGTACACAAAGGAGAATCTTTATGAGTGTAATGAACGTAGGCATGCCATCAGCAAAAGCTCACACTTAATTGTACATCAGAGAACTATATGGGAGAAACCatatgaatgtaatgaatgtgggagaACTTACTGCCGGAAGTCAGCCCTCACTCACCATCAGAGAACCCACACAGGAGAGAGACCCTATGAATGTAAcgaatgtgggaaaaccttctGTCAGAAGTTCTCCTTCATTGAACATCAGCGAACTCACACTGGGGAGAAACCGTATGAATGttatgaatgtgggaaagccttctgcCATAAATCAACCCTCAGGGtacatcagagaattcacacaggagagaaaccatatgaatgtaatgaatgtgggaaaacATACCGTCAGCTGTGGACTTTCACTGAACATCAGAAAATACACACAggggagaaaccctatgaatgtaataAATGTGAGAAAACATTTCGCCACAAATCAAATTTCCTTTTACATCAGAAAACTCATAAGGAATAG